A region of Athene noctua chromosome 12, bAthNoc1.hap1.1, whole genome shotgun sequence DNA encodes the following proteins:
- the DNAJC18 gene encoding dnaJ homolog subfamily C member 18 produces the protein MTYTAEQLDGVRRIKRCRNYYEILGVERDASDEDLKKAYRKLALKFHPDKNRAPGATEAFKAIGNAFAVLSNPEKRLRYDEFGSDQEHVSTGPARHYNYYTEFEADITPEEIFNVFFGGHFPTGNIHMFSNVARDAHYYPRRHRNERAWTQEQEEEENRPQNSYSAFIQLMPVFIIIIVSVITQLMATNPPYSLFYKSSIGHVISRETENLQVPYYVDKNFEKNYQGAELQELEKTVEKDYIDYIQTSCWKEKQQKSDLSNLAKLYRDERLKQKAESLKLEHCEKLSSLIGMHKGG, from the exons atgaCCTACACGGCGGAGCAGCTGGACGGCGTGCGGCG AATAAAGCGGTGTCGGAACTACTATGAAATTCTGGGCGTGGAGAGGGACGCCAGCGACGAGGACCTGAAGAAAGCCTACCGTAAACTGGCCCTGAAATTTCACCCAGACAAGAATCGCGCTCCCGGAGCAACGGAAGCTTTTAAAG CAATAGGCAATGCTTTTGCAGTTCTGAGCAACCCTGAAAAACGATTACGATACGATGAATTCGGAAGTGACCAAGAGCATGTCAGCACTGGCCCAGCCAGACACTATAATTACTACACAGAATTTGAAGCAGACATCACACCAGAAGAAATATTCAACGTGTTTTTTGGTGGGCACTTCCCTACAG gaaatatCCATATGTTCTCAAATGTAGCCAGAGACGCGCACTATTACCCACGGAGGCACCGAAATGAAAGAGCGTGGACGCAGgagcaagaagaggaagaaaacaggccacAG AATTCATATTCTGCATTTATACAGTTGATGCCAGTtttcataataataatagtgtCAGTTATAACTCAGCTGATGGCCACAAACCCACCTTACAGCCTATTCTACAAATC GTCCATAGGCCATGTTATTAGTAGAGAAACAGAGAACTTGCAGGTGCCTTACTATGTTGATAAAAACTTTGAAAAGAATTATCAAGGAGCAGAACTTCAAGAGCTAGAGAAAACTGTTGAAAAAGATTACATAGATTATATTCAGACCAGCTGCTGGAAGGAGAAACAGCAAA agtCTGATTTGTCAAATTTGGCCAAGCTTTACAGAGATGAGCGgttaaaacagaaagcagaatcgCTGAAACTTGAGCACTGTGAGAAGCTCTCCAGTCTGATTGGAATGCACAAAGGGGGCTGA
- the ECSCR gene encoding endothelial cell-specific chemotaxis regulator yields the protein MLALSVHPLLWLLGCALCQGTTTSNSVHTVTGQSQTTPQSPEVKNHTTEPLVNSTPPTNLSLTSVGRATAKSSSITTKLPELTAQDDKTSGSRSTAASSTQGQEPKRNESTTTPATQGTSKPVTSASKPSAYLPEPTPTDEKSPLTVAAFGVISFIVILIVVVIILVSVVSLRFKCNHSKDSEDKQKPGTSMVSESCSAGTSQRDNSITLISMKNINMNNSMSYPPSEKVL from the exons gtaCTACAACATCCAACTCTGTCCACACTGTAACAG GTCAATCCCAAACAACACCACAAAGCCCTGAAGTAAAGAACCATACCACAG AGCCTTTAGTAAACTCAACACCACCAACCAACTTGAGTCTCACCTCTGTGGGTCGAGCTACAGCCAAATCCTCTTCCATCACTACAAAACTGCCAGAGCTGACTGCGCAAG ATGATAAGACTAGTGGAAGCAGAAGCACAGCAGCTTCATCAACTCAAG GTCAGGAGCCCAAGAGAAATGAGAGTACCACAACACCAGCAACTCAAG GCACCTCAAAGCCAGTCACCTCAGCATCAAAGCCCTCTGCCTACTTGCCTGAGCCCACTCCAACAGATGAGAAATCACCACTGACAGTGGCTGCTTTTG gTGTCATCAGCTTCATAGTTATCCTGATAGTGGTCGTGATCATTCTGGTCAGCGTGGTCAGCCTGAGGTTCAAGTGTAACCACTCAAAGGACTCAGAAG ACAAACAGAAACCAGGAACCTCCATGGTATCAGAGAG CTGCTCGGCAGGCACAAGCCAGAGGGATAACAGTATCACTCTGATCTCCATGAAGAACATCAACATGAACAACAGCATGAGTTACCCACCGTCAGAAAAG GTGCTATGA